One part of the Xylanimonas allomyrinae genome encodes these proteins:
- the trpS gene encoding tryptophan--tRNA ligase produces the protein MSDVVTTTPRGHRPRILSGMQPTDGSLHLGNYIGALRQWVALQDDFDALYFVADLHSLTVNPDPAQLRERTRRTAAQYLAAGVDPERSILFVQSHVAEHAELGWLLQCQTGFGEASRMTQFKDKSAKQGSEGTTVGLFAYPMLMAADILLYDSALVPVGEDQRQHLELTRDLAERLNSRFGVGTAVVPDAHIVKGGAKIQDLQNPSAKMSKSSSGGKGVVWLLEDPKTAAKAIKGAVTDADETYGVRFDPEAKPGISNLLTIFSAVTGRDVDAIAAEYDGRGYGYLKVDLADAVVAWLAPFQERAATYLADPAQLDKVLADGAARAREIARPVLDRVYDRFGLLPVARG, from the coding sequence ATGTCCGACGTCGTCACCACCACTCCTCGCGGCCACCGCCCCCGCATCCTGTCCGGCATGCAGCCCACCGACGGCTCGCTGCACCTGGGCAACTACATCGGGGCGCTGCGTCAATGGGTGGCGTTGCAGGACGATTTCGACGCTCTCTACTTCGTGGCCGACCTGCACTCGCTGACGGTCAACCCGGACCCAGCGCAGCTGCGCGAGCGCACCCGTCGCACCGCGGCTCAGTACCTCGCGGCGGGCGTCGACCCCGAGCGCTCGATCCTCTTCGTCCAGTCGCACGTGGCGGAGCACGCCGAGCTGGGCTGGCTGCTGCAGTGCCAGACCGGGTTCGGCGAGGCGAGCCGCATGACGCAGTTCAAGGACAAGTCGGCCAAGCAGGGCTCCGAGGGCACCACCGTGGGCCTGTTCGCGTACCCGATGCTCATGGCGGCCGACATCCTGCTGTACGACTCGGCGCTCGTGCCCGTCGGGGAGGACCAGCGCCAGCACCTGGAGCTCACCCGGGACCTGGCCGAGCGGCTCAACTCGCGGTTCGGGGTGGGCACCGCCGTGGTCCCGGACGCGCACATCGTCAAGGGCGGGGCCAAGATCCAGGACCTGCAGAACCCGTCGGCCAAGATGAGCAAGTCGTCGTCGGGCGGCAAGGGTGTGGTGTGGCTGCTCGAGGACCCGAAGACGGCCGCGAAGGCGATCAAGGGCGCGGTCACCGACGCCGACGAGACGTACGGGGTGCGCTTCGACCCCGAGGCCAAGCCGGGCATCTCGAACCTGCTGACGATCTTCTCGGCCGTGACCGGCCGTGACGTCGACGCCATCGCCGCGGAGTACGACGGCCGCGGCTACGGGTACCTGAAGGTCGACCTCGCCGACGCCGTCGTCGCCTGGCTCGCCCCGTTCCAGGAGCGTGCCGCCACCTACCTCGCGGATCCGGCGCAGCTCGACAAGGTGCTGGCCGACGGCGCGGCGCGCGCCCGCGAGATCGCGCGCCCGGTGCTCGACCGGGTGTACGACAGGTTCGGTCTCCTGCCCGTGGCGCGCGGCTGA
- the sigE gene encoding RNA polymerase sigma factor SigE, whose translation MVPMTSLPAVDATASVDATPTPWTPPTWDAIVREHSARVYRLAYRLTGNRQDAEDLTQETFLRVFRSLSGYTPGTFEGWLHRITTNLFLDSVRRAKRVRMDAMGDDAAHVVDDDDRGRPERGFEHAHLDHDVQAALGRLRPEYRAAVVLCDIEGLSYEEIAVTLGVKLGTVRSRIHRARAQLRTDLAHRRA comes from the coding sequence ATGGTGCCGATGACCAGCCTGCCCGCGGTCGACGCGACCGCATCCGTCGACGCCACGCCCACGCCGTGGACGCCCCCCACGTGGGACGCGATCGTGCGCGAGCACTCCGCACGCGTCTACCGGCTCGCCTACCGGCTCACCGGCAACCGGCAGGATGCCGAGGACCTCACGCAGGAGACGTTCCTGCGGGTGTTCCGCTCGCTGTCGGGCTACACGCCCGGCACGTTCGAGGGCTGGCTGCACCGCATCACCACCAATCTCTTCCTCGACTCCGTGCGTCGCGCCAAGCGCGTGCGCATGGACGCGATGGGAGACGACGCCGCGCACGTCGTCGACGACGACGACCGCGGCCGCCCCGAGCGCGGGTTCGAGCACGCGCACCTCGACCACGACGTGCAGGCCGCGCTGGGCCGGCTGCGGCCCGAGTACCGCGCGGCCGTCGTGCTGTGCGACATCGAGGGCCTCTCGTACGAGGAGATCGCGGTGACGCTGGGCGTCAAGCTCGGCACCGTGCGCTCGCGCATCCACCGCGCCCGCGCGCAGCTGCGCACGGACCTCGCCCACCGGAGGGCCTGA
- a CDS encoding Sec-independent protein translocase TatB, giving the protein MLFDINGGEALIIVVLALVLVGPERLPQYAAQLARLVRRAKSLLADARERVTDELGPEVADVDWSKLDPRQYDPRRIVREALLDDGPLAPGAKRPAGRDVPAGRAAAAGTAAGAAAGRAEAVAPAAPDRPGLVPAGDPAPFDADAT; this is encoded by the coding sequence GTGTTGTTCGACATCAACGGCGGCGAGGCGCTCATCATCGTCGTGCTCGCGCTGGTGCTCGTCGGGCCTGAGCGGCTGCCGCAGTACGCGGCGCAGCTCGCGCGCCTGGTGCGCCGCGCGAAGTCGCTGCTCGCCGACGCGCGCGAACGGGTGACCGACGAGCTCGGGCCCGAGGTGGCGGACGTCGACTGGTCGAAGCTCGACCCGCGGCAGTACGACCCGCGCCGCATCGTGCGCGAGGCGCTGCTCGACGACGGCCCGCTCGCGCCGGGGGCCAAACGCCCTGCGGGGCGGGACGTCCCGGCGGGGCGTGCGGCCGCAGCAGGTACCGCCGCGGGTGCCGCGGCCGGGCGCGCGGAGGCGGTCGCTCCCGCTGCCCCTGACCGCCCCGGACTCGTGCCGGCCGGGGACCCCGCGCCGTTCGACGCCGACGCCACCTGA
- a CDS encoding O-methyltransferase → MPRRATIPAGRPCSPTTPSPHVRTSARPARPACLPALPEDPITAHADPSAGADRADHARTAAWLYAEAFVPEDDVLLRARERAAHLGCPAVSPGVGALLAVLTAGVRARAVVEVGTGAGVASVWLLRGMPDDGVLTTIDTELAHLRAARTAFAEARLAPGRTRAIPGRAAEVLPRLADGAYDLVLLGDAPAAADHVADAVRLLRPDGVLVVDGALRGGRVADPARRDEVTTAVRALGRTLRSDDRLATTLVPVGDGVLLAARR, encoded by the coding sequence GTGCCACGGCGCGCTACCATCCCAGCGGGCCGCCCCTGTTCACCGACCACACCTTCACCGCACGTCCGCACGTCCGCACGTCCAGCCCGCCCTGCCTGCCTGCCTGCCCTGCCGGAGGATCCCATCACCGCTCACGCCGATCCCTCCGCGGGCGCCGACCGCGCGGACCACGCCCGCACCGCCGCCTGGCTGTACGCCGAGGCGTTCGTCCCCGAGGACGACGTGCTGCTGCGTGCCCGCGAGCGTGCGGCCCACCTCGGGTGCCCCGCGGTGTCACCGGGCGTGGGCGCCCTGCTGGCGGTGCTCACGGCCGGGGTCCGGGCGCGTGCCGTCGTCGAGGTCGGCACGGGCGCCGGCGTCGCCAGCGTGTGGCTGCTGCGGGGCATGCCCGACGACGGCGTGCTGACCACGATCGACACCGAGCTGGCGCACCTTCGCGCGGCACGGACCGCGTTCGCCGAGGCGAGGCTCGCGCCGGGGCGCACGCGCGCCATCCCCGGCCGGGCCGCCGAGGTGCTGCCCCGCCTCGCGGACGGGGCGTACGACCTGGTGCTGCTGGGAGACGCCCCGGCCGCGGCCGACCACGTCGCCGACGCCGTGCGGCTGCTGCGCCCGGACGGCGTCCTCGTCGTCGACGGTGCGCTGCGCGGCGGCCGGGTCGCCGACCCCGCACGCCGCGACGAGGTCACGACGGCGGTGCGGGCGCTCGGCCGGACCCTGCGGTCCGACGACCGCCTCGCCACGACCCTCGTCCCCGTCGGCGACGGCGTCCTCCTGGCGGCACGACGCTGA
- a CDS encoding 2'-5' RNA ligase family protein yields MHLPERGPAQARIGISIAVPDPWAAHLQEARRSFGDTQASTIPPHITVVGPTVVDQAVLPAVCEHLEKVAGESPVFRLHLRGSGTFRPVSPVVFVNVVEGIAECEQLEQAARSGVLAQDSRFNYHPHVTVAHEVPDAALDRAFTQMAGFDATFDVTALWLYEHGDDGVWRPQRSFDLRAE; encoded by the coding sequence GTGCATCTCCCCGAGCGGGGGCCCGCACAGGCGCGGATCGGCATCTCCATCGCGGTGCCGGACCCTTGGGCCGCCCACCTTCAAGAGGCGCGACGGAGCTTTGGCGACACCCAGGCCAGCACCATCCCGCCGCACATCACGGTCGTCGGGCCGACCGTCGTCGACCAGGCCGTGCTGCCGGCCGTGTGCGAGCACCTGGAGAAGGTGGCGGGCGAGTCGCCCGTGTTCCGGCTGCACCTGCGTGGGTCCGGCACGTTCCGTCCCGTGTCGCCCGTCGTGTTCGTCAACGTCGTCGAGGGCATCGCCGAGTGCGAGCAGCTTGAGCAGGCCGCTCGGTCCGGGGTTCTGGCACAGGACTCCCGGTTCAACTACCACCCGCACGTCACGGTCGCGCACGAGGTGCCGGACGCCGCGCTGGACCGGGCGTTCACCCAGATGGCGGGCTTCGACGCGACGTTCGACGTCACTGCCCTGTGGCTCTACGAGCACGGCGACGACGGCGTGTGGCGCCCGCAGCGCTCCTTCGACCTGCGCGCCGAGTGA
- a CDS encoding SpaH/EbpB family LPXTG-anchored major pilin → MGCLQPAPDDDAAADVAERYLTMRGSAVRTTHSRRTRGIALAGATAIVLGGAVTAVAQEDDTTHGSITVYKYELPDESLAPQNGQAIDDIADALTAVAGAGFSVCEVEDIDLMRAEDWETLKKFTVAVNTDGTPAVTMDATEFDCDLVSGQDEATTDGTGKAVFVGLPAYKAYVVYESELPSGALYRAAPTFLTIPYPGTGTGEAAAWNYNPVIYPKNVIVGSGATKEASVAGDTVSFDITVPINALGKDKAYTKFVISDQLGDHLAYTGASFTLTDKDGYVVDFVDDDYTLTAPSGVGGAEVVLALVENGLSVVSQNIGGKLVLTITTKVLASGSTENMATITINEKSTDDNSSPKVVDEVDIHVGAYLLKKGMAKDNSTEFPLAGAVFAVYEMGDEGCADQEPADGTEIVKGLTSGSTGETDTFTIPAGYYCVYETSTPFGYKNAGVKEWPVKKIADLNEGSPFLKIVNEQIDVSDGDLPALPVTGASGIITMLVLGGSLISLGVVLAVVRRRRDQASS, encoded by the coding sequence GTGGGCTGCCTGCAGCCCGCCCCGGATGACGACGCCGCGGCCGACGTCGCGGAGAGGTACCTGACGATGAGGGGAAGCGCTGTGAGAACAACACATTCACGACGGACACGGGGCATCGCGCTCGCAGGCGCCACGGCGATCGTGCTCGGCGGGGCCGTGACGGCCGTCGCCCAGGAGGATGACACGACGCACGGCTCGATCACGGTGTACAAGTACGAGCTCCCCGACGAGAGTCTCGCCCCGCAGAACGGTCAGGCGATCGATGACATAGCGGACGCCCTGACTGCGGTCGCGGGAGCCGGGTTCAGCGTCTGCGAGGTTGAGGACATCGACCTGATGCGCGCGGAAGACTGGGAGACGCTCAAGAAGTTCACCGTCGCCGTCAACACGGACGGCACACCAGCGGTCACGATGGACGCGACTGAGTTTGACTGCGACCTGGTGAGCGGACAGGACGAAGCGACCACCGATGGGACGGGCAAGGCGGTCTTTGTCGGACTGCCCGCGTACAAGGCCTACGTCGTCTACGAATCGGAACTTCCGAGCGGCGCGCTCTATCGCGCCGCTCCCACGTTCCTCACCATCCCCTACCCGGGGACGGGGACGGGGGAGGCGGCCGCCTGGAACTACAACCCGGTGATCTACCCGAAGAACGTGATTGTCGGGTCGGGGGCCACCAAGGAGGCCTCAGTTGCCGGTGACACGGTGTCCTTCGACATCACCGTCCCGATCAACGCGCTCGGCAAGGACAAGGCCTACACCAAGTTCGTCATCTCCGACCAGCTCGGCGACCACCTGGCGTACACCGGGGCGAGTTTCACGCTCACCGACAAAGACGGCTACGTGGTCGATTTCGTTGACGATGACTACACCCTGACCGCCCCGAGCGGGGTCGGCGGAGCGGAAGTTGTGCTCGCTCTTGTGGAGAACGGGCTCAGTGTGGTTAGCCAGAACATCGGCGGCAAGCTCGTGTTGACGATCACAACCAAAGTCCTCGCTTCGGGTTCGACGGAGAACATGGCGACGATCACCATCAACGAAAAGTCGACGGACGATAATTCGAGCCCGAAGGTGGTGGATGAAGTTGACATCCACGTCGGTGCGTACCTGCTCAAGAAGGGGATGGCGAAGGACAACTCCACTGAGTTCCCGCTCGCCGGTGCCGTTTTCGCCGTGTACGAGATGGGCGACGAGGGCTGCGCAGATCAAGAACCGGCGGATGGTACCGAAATTGTGAAGGGCCTCACGTCCGGCAGCACGGGAGAGACCGACACCTTCACCATCCCCGCGGGCTATTACTGCGTGTACGAGACGTCCACCCCGTTCGGGTACAAGAATGCCGGTGTGAAGGAGTGGCCGGTCAAAAAGATCGCTGACCTGAATGAGGGCAGCCCCTTCCTTAAGATCGTCAACGAACAGATCGACGTGTCGGACGGCGACCTGCCTGCCCTTCCGGTGACGGGTGCCTCGGGCATCATCACCATGCTCGTCCTGGGTGGCTCGCTGATCAGCCTCGGCGTCGTGCTCGCCGTCGTGCGCCGGCGACGCGATCAGGCGTCGTCCTGA
- a CDS encoding YihY/virulence factor BrkB family protein: protein MRQRWVGSRPGRALSWYGARSGAQLCGGIAYSALFSLFAALTLGWTVFSASLGANDALRAAVLDQVDTWVPGLVGTEPGDLVPPDALLLRGGLTWTTVIAVVVLLVSALGVMGALRASVRAMFDIPPAQGNPVAARLWQLAGFAVLGVGMLASAVASVASHSVGAVVESALGGSEPAVWAVRVGGAAVGVVLDAVVVAAIVWLVGGARPARRDLVVASVATGLVAGALRWVGTSVIVGSAGANALLAPFAAIVTILVLVNFLARVLLLACAWLHDPPRARAA from the coding sequence GTGCGTCAGCGGTGGGTCGGTTCGCGCCCCGGACGTGCCCTGTCCTGGTACGGGGCACGCAGCGGTGCGCAGCTCTGCGGCGGGATCGCCTACTCGGCGCTCTTCTCGCTGTTCGCGGCGCTGACTCTGGGGTGGACGGTGTTCTCGGCGTCGCTCGGCGCGAACGATGCGCTGCGCGCCGCGGTGCTCGACCAGGTCGACACCTGGGTGCCCGGACTCGTGGGCACCGAACCCGGAGACCTGGTTCCACCCGATGCGCTCCTGTTGCGCGGCGGCCTGACGTGGACGACGGTGATCGCCGTCGTCGTGCTCCTCGTGTCGGCGCTCGGAGTCATGGGGGCCCTACGGGCCTCGGTGCGGGCGATGTTCGACATCCCACCCGCGCAGGGCAACCCCGTGGCGGCCCGCCTGTGGCAGCTCGCGGGGTTCGCCGTCCTCGGGGTGGGGATGCTCGCCTCCGCGGTGGCGTCTGTCGCCTCCCACTCGGTGGGCGCCGTCGTCGAGTCGGCCCTGGGCGGGAGCGAGCCTGCGGTGTGGGCGGTGCGGGTCGGCGGTGCCGCCGTCGGCGTCGTCCTCGATGCCGTGGTCGTGGCGGCGATCGTGTGGCTGGTCGGGGGAGCGCGGCCCGCGCGGCGCGACCTCGTCGTCGCAAGCGTCGCCACGGGGCTGGTCGCCGGGGCGCTGCGCTGGGTGGGCACGTCGGTCATCGTCGGCTCGGCCGGCGCCAACGCGCTGCTGGCACCCTTCGCGGCGATCGTCACGATCCTCGTGCTCGTCAACTTCCTCGCGCGCGTCCTCCTCCTGGCGTGCGCGTGGCTGCACGACCCGCCGCGAGCGCGCGCGGCGTGA
- a CDS encoding Ig-like domain-containing protein: MFIEELAFADKIGSLSGFRASFVVRIPQDYIDGQTGELREVHGKKFVIGFARTPPLDVQRVELNYSNTLGSVVDDSWIMKRPMECAQYTIHKIVAVGDHFDLTVSVRGFVTVNVIASGATMNWYFGYGSGQEWLDNPATTHVAAYSPVDPNPAPWNTQGPIVSTIETAGAVEDLWHGGDFYWEASLDRGLNGLPSGVLPPRSLWVDVVSPAFGGMTEGPANSVVDSFWYAWVHRDGSLVQSINTRPTRLSGFQPHDNFTRPDGVMNVSGRLARGSAESTPGLTDKVGTDGSVDFRGAGGTGFYKLVVWPESRDPETVTNADATAQAPALSYTEEDLFSADGTMTDAAADASWLAAWVFYSEPPPPFIEAPADPWVERGVDGVTISGTGLPGHTITLKRGTGETITDVDAENLVILTDGSNACEPGECVVVGDDGRWSFTTTDALESGQYTVVAFQTVRTTANLVTSGPSNPRSGSPAAWGATFTVDNDEPAPPTMTCPAPPILNPASVSGAGVEAGATVRVYSGGDPRTLIGSAVVGENGSWSYTFDPPLSDGTYTVAVTATDAVGNESNLSAPCELLFSATVLVTGAKEIAPMETPPLGVPAPDLTNWEIIATPEDGQPVVISGGGASLQREATYTIAERLRTDPQPDDAAARYTQRGIVCTDANGTALPAGIFDPDAATITVGRAADVAAPIGCAVTNQTAHTALVTVGLSGETVNPPPGWSLTSSESGGFRAVSLDHTTPVNAARPGEHDLTARVPAGLAVERIEMLDTSTVSCQAHITSPADASENCWLTVTGAVTVEQGKPHGYRIVAGFHDVPALPITGGLGGWAFTASGAGVLLAAAGAALWRWLAITRPRRSREVMY, translated from the coding sequence GTGTTCATCGAGGAATTGGCGTTCGCGGACAAGATCGGCAGTCTTTCGGGGTTCCGTGCGTCTTTCGTAGTGAGGATTCCCCAGGACTACATCGACGGCCAGACTGGCGAACTCCGCGAAGTCCATGGGAAGAAGTTCGTGATCGGGTTTGCGCGGACTCCCCCACTTGATGTGCAAAGGGTTGAACTCAACTACTCCAACACTTTGGGGTCGGTGGTGGACGATTCGTGGATCATGAAGCGACCCATGGAGTGCGCCCAGTACACGATCCACAAGATCGTCGCGGTCGGCGATCATTTCGACCTTACCGTCAGCGTGCGGGGATTTGTGACGGTCAATGTGATCGCATCTGGGGCCACGATGAACTGGTACTTCGGCTACGGGTCCGGCCAAGAGTGGTTAGATAATCCCGCGACGACACATGTTGCCGCATATTCACCCGTTGACCCTAACCCTGCCCCTTGGAACACCCAAGGCCCGATTGTCAGCACAATTGAAACTGCAGGTGCGGTAGAGGACCTCTGGCACGGGGGGGATTTCTACTGGGAGGCGAGTCTCGACCGCGGGCTCAATGGCCTGCCATCCGGGGTGCTGCCCCCTCGGAGCCTCTGGGTCGACGTCGTCAGCCCTGCCTTCGGCGGGATGACGGAAGGCCCGGCCAACTCCGTTGTCGACTCCTTCTGGTATGCGTGGGTGCACAGGGACGGCAGCCTGGTCCAGTCGATCAACACCCGTCCCACCCGACTCTCGGGGTTCCAGCCCCATGACAACTTTACCCGTCCCGACGGAGTGATGAACGTCTCGGGTCGTCTCGCTCGCGGCAGCGCGGAAAGCACGCCCGGCCTGACGGACAAGGTGGGCACCGACGGCAGTGTCGACTTCCGTGGCGCCGGGGGCACGGGCTTCTACAAGCTCGTCGTCTGGCCGGAATCCCGTGACCCCGAGACCGTCACGAATGCGGATGCAACTGCCCAGGCGCCCGCCCTCTCCTACACGGAGGAGGATCTCTTCTCGGCCGACGGCACCATGACGGACGCGGCCGCGGACGCCTCGTGGCTGGCAGCCTGGGTCTTCTACAGCGAACCGCCTCCGCCGTTCATCGAGGCACCCGCGGACCCGTGGGTCGAACGGGGCGTGGACGGTGTCACGATTTCGGGGACAGGATTACCAGGTCACACGATCACGCTCAAGCGCGGCACCGGAGAGACGATCACCGACGTTGACGCAGAGAACCTGGTCATACTGACGGACGGGTCGAACGCCTGCGAGCCCGGGGAGTGCGTCGTCGTCGGCGACGATGGGAGGTGGTCGTTCACGACGACGGACGCGCTCGAAAGCGGCCAGTACACCGTTGTCGCGTTCCAGACAGTGCGGACCACGGCGAATCTGGTCACCAGCGGACCGTCCAACCCGCGGAGCGGTTCACCCGCTGCATGGGGCGCGACATTCACCGTGGACAACGACGAGCCGGCACCGCCGACCATGACGTGCCCGGCGCCACCGATTCTCAACCCGGCTTCCGTGTCGGGCGCGGGTGTCGAGGCGGGCGCCACGGTGCGTGTCTACAGCGGCGGTGATCCGCGCACGCTGATCGGGTCTGCCGTGGTGGGCGAGAACGGCTCCTGGTCGTATACGTTCGACCCTCCGCTGAGCGACGGCACCTACACCGTGGCCGTGACAGCGACGGACGCCGTCGGCAACGAGTCCAACCTATCGGCCCCGTGTGAGCTCCTCTTCTCCGCCACCGTCCTTGTCACGGGGGCCAAGGAGATCGCGCCCATGGAGACTCCGCCGCTGGGCGTCCCCGCGCCGGACCTCACCAACTGGGAGATCATCGCGACGCCGGAAGACGGCCAGCCGGTGGTCATCAGCGGTGGGGGTGCGTCGCTCCAGCGCGAAGCGACCTACACGATTGCCGAACGGTTGCGGACCGATCCGCAACCAGACGACGCCGCCGCCCGCTACACACAACGCGGCATCGTGTGCACCGACGCCAATGGCACGGCGCTCCCCGCCGGCATCTTCGACCCGGATGCGGCGACGATCACGGTCGGGCGCGCCGCCGACGTCGCAGCCCCCATCGGGTGCGCCGTCACGAACCAGACTGCGCACACAGCGCTGGTGACCGTGGGCCTCAGCGGCGAGACCGTGAACCCGCCGCCGGGGTGGTCGCTGACGAGTTCCGAGTCCGGAGGGTTCCGTGCCGTCTCGCTCGACCACACGACGCCGGTCAACGCAGCGCGCCCCGGTGAGCACGACCTGACGGCACGAGTCCCCGCGGGTCTCGCGGTCGAGCGGATCGAGATGCTGGACACCAGCACGGTGTCCTGCCAGGCGCACATCACGAGCCCGGCGGACGCGTCCGAGAACTGCTGGCTCACCGTGACGGGCGCCGTCACAGTCGAGCAGGGCAAGCCGCACGGGTACCGGATCGTCGCGGGCTTCCACGACGTCCCGGCGCTGCCCATCACGGGCGGGCTCGGCGGCTGGGCCTTCACCGCCTCCGGCGCGGGCGTGCTGCTCGCGGCGGCGGGTGCCGCCCTCTGGCGGTGGCTCGCGATCACACGCCCCCGGAGGTCACGGGAGGTCATGTATTGA
- a CDS encoding IS256 family transposase yields MTAPHMIDPARLLHEALAESSPDFMRTMLGNIINALLSEHADTVVGAEWGQRSPERTTQRNGYRHRPLDTRVGTIDVAIPKLREGTYFPDWLLERRKRAESALTTVVADCYLAGVSTRRMDKLVKTLGIDGLSKSQVSRMAADLDEQVDAFRHRPLDESGPFTFVAADALTMKVREAGRVINAVVLVATGVNGDGHREVLGTRVVTSETGAAWNEFFADLVARGLTGVRLVTSDAHRGLVEAIAANLPGATWQRCRTHYAANLMSVCPKASWPAVKAMLHSVYDQPTPAAVTTQFDQLLDMVATPLPDVHDHLDATRADILAFTAFPKEIWRQIWSNNPNERLNKEIRRRTDVVGIFPNRDAIVRLVGAVLAEQHDEWAEGRRYFSLDALKKARTPLAVSTDVVPAQPLTLGAAA; encoded by the coding sequence ATGACCGCACCTCACATGATCGACCCTGCCCGCCTGCTTCACGAAGCGTTGGCCGAGTCCTCCCCGGACTTCATGCGCACGATGCTGGGCAACATCATCAACGCCCTGCTCTCCGAGCACGCCGACACGGTCGTCGGCGCCGAGTGGGGCCAACGCTCGCCCGAGCGCACGACACAGCGCAACGGGTACCGGCACCGGCCCCTGGACACCCGGGTCGGGACGATCGACGTGGCGATCCCCAAGCTGCGCGAGGGGACCTACTTCCCAGACTGGCTCCTCGAGCGCCGCAAGCGGGCCGAGTCCGCCCTGACCACCGTGGTCGCGGACTGCTACCTGGCAGGCGTCTCGACGCGCCGGATGGACAAGCTCGTCAAGACCCTCGGGATCGACGGGCTCTCGAAGTCGCAGGTCTCCCGCATGGCCGCCGACCTGGACGAGCAGGTCGACGCGTTCCGCCACCGCCCGCTGGACGAGTCCGGCCCGTTCACTTTCGTCGCCGCGGACGCTTTGACGATGAAGGTCCGTGAGGCCGGCCGGGTGATCAACGCCGTCGTGCTCGTGGCCACGGGCGTCAACGGTGACGGGCACCGTGAGGTCCTCGGCACCCGCGTGGTGACCTCGGAAACCGGCGCGGCGTGGAACGAGTTCTTCGCCGACCTCGTCGCCCGCGGCCTGACCGGGGTGCGCCTGGTGACCTCGGACGCCCACCGCGGCCTGGTCGAAGCGATCGCGGCGAACCTGCCCGGAGCGACCTGGCAACGCTGCCGCACTCACTACGCCGCGAACCTCATGAGCGTGTGCCCCAAGGCGTCCTGGCCGGCCGTCAAGGCGATGCTGCACTCTGTCTACGACCAGCCCACCCCCGCGGCGGTGACCACGCAGTTCGACCAGCTCCTCGACATGGTCGCCACCCCGCTGCCCGACGTGCACGACCACCTCGACGCCACCCGCGCCGACATCCTCGCGTTCACCGCGTTCCCCAAGGAGATCTGGAGACAGATCTGGTCGAACAATCCCAACGAACGGCTCAACAAGGAGATCCGCCGTCGCACCGACGTCGTGGGCATCTTCCCTAACCGTGACGCCATCGTGCGGCTCGTCGGCGCCGTCCTGGCCGAACAGCACGACGAGTGGGCCGAAGGGCGCCGCTACTTCTCCCTCGACGCCCTCAAGAAGGCACGCACCCCTCTGGCCGTCTCCACCGACGTCGTCCCCGCCCAGCCGCTGACCCTCGGAGCCGCCGCCTGA
- a CDS encoding anti-sigma factor family protein: protein MVVARQPGHLGDWLSPLADGQLAPAQAERALAHVAVCPACAAGLEAEREARRALATAADVAVSPGLNDRLMALSASVPSAAGDPLRERSDGPWPVGGPGAAAFTAPLSGDLMAVARRRRSRRVLAAGLGGIGLAAAALFAAGDLPVVVPDPAPAEALTLLARTGASGDAAGDVVLGQASSIRSGAWDAAALAWVTEEGWVPPASLPAGLGVSTLRLVGADATVLEIDLEGSAGHVVAREQRGRLDGTLAGGRTERIAGHTVTVLSTEPWHVAWQAGDVVVDVAADVPRDVLEAVLAAFPSDGYDAGVLPRIARGWDTVRTAVAGLDGGVPGEPEADGGATGRRG from the coding sequence GTGGTGGTAGCGCGCCAGCCGGGCCACCTCGGCGACTGGCTCAGCCCGCTCGCGGACGGGCAGCTCGCCCCCGCCCAGGCCGAGCGCGCGCTCGCCCATGTCGCCGTCTGTCCCGCCTGCGCGGCCGGGCTGGAGGCCGAGCGGGAGGCGCGCCGAGCGCTCGCCACCGCCGCCGACGTGGCCGTGTCGCCCGGCCTGAACGACCGGCTCATGGCGCTGTCGGCGAGCGTCCCGTCCGCGGCGGGCGACCCGCTGCGTGAGCGGTCCGACGGCCCGTGGCCCGTGGGCGGACCCGGGGCGGCGGCGTTCACGGCGCCGCTGTCGGGGGACCTCATGGCCGTGGCACGACGGCGCCGCTCGCGCCGCGTGCTGGCGGCGGGCCTCGGGGGCATCGGGCTCGCCGCGGCCGCGCTGTTCGCCGCGGGGGACCTGCCCGTCGTCGTGCCCGACCCCGCGCCGGCCGAGGCGCTGACGCTGCTCGCACGCACCGGCGCGTCCGGCGACGCGGCGGGCGACGTCGTGCTCGGGCAGGCGTCGTCGATCCGCTCGGGAGCGTGGGACGCCGCGGCGCTCGCCTGGGTCACCGAGGAGGGCTGGGTGCCGCCCGCGTCGCTGCCCGCCGGGCTCGGCGTGTCGACGCTGCGCCTGGTGGGTGCGGACGCGACGGTGCTCGAGATCGACCTCGAAGGATCGGCAGGGCACGTCGTCGCGCGCGAACAGCGCGGGCGGCTCGACGGGACGCTCGCCGGGGGCCGGACCGAGCGCATCGCAGGGCACACCGTGACGGTGCTGTCGACCGAGCCGTGGCATGTCGCCTGGCAGGCGGGCGACGTCGTCGTCGACGTCGCCGCGGACGTGCCGCGCGACGTCCTGGAGGCCGTGCTGGCCGCCTTCCCGTCAGACGGGTACGATGCCGGCGTCCTGCCACGGATCGCCCGCGGGTGGGACACCGTGCGTACGGCGGTCGCCGGTCTTGACGGCGGGGTGCCCGGCGAACCCGAGGCGGACGGCGGCGCGACCGGCCGGCGAGGCTGA